CAACGGATCTGACCGTCGTCGCCAACAATGCCGGCAACGGGCGCACTGCCTTGCCCCGGCTGATGGAGGCGGGGCGGGTGCGCAAGCTGATCTGCAGCTTCCCGCGCACCGCCGAGGTGTTTTCCCGGCTGTATGCCGCCGGCAAGCTGGAGCTTGAGATCGTGCCGCAAGGCACGCTGGCCGAACGGCTGCGCGCGGCCGGGGCGGGGATCGGCGGCTTCTACACCCGCACCGCCGTTGGCACGCTGCTGGCCGAGGGCAAGGAAAGCAAGATCATCGACGGCGAGGAATACCTTCTTGAAAAGCCCCTGCACGGCGATGTCGCGCTGGTCGAGGCCTGGCAGGCCGACCGCTGGGGCAACCTGACCTACCGCACCACAGGGCGGAACTTCAACCCGGTGGTGGCCACGGCCGGCAAGCTGACCGTCGCCCAGGCGCAGCACATCGTGCCGCTGGGCGAGCTGAACCCCGACCATATCGTCACCCCCTCCATCTTCGTCGACCATGTCGTGCATGTGCCCTATGGCGATCCGCACTGGTGATCTGGGCAAAGGAACAATGACCATGACCGAGACCCCTTTCCTGCCCGCCGGCGTCACCCCGCTGAACCGCAAGCAGATGGCCGCGCGGCTGGCCCGCGACATTCCCGAAGGATGGTATGTCAACCTTGGCATCGGCATTCCGACGCTGGTGGCCGACACGCTTCCCGCCGACCGCGAGATCATCCTGCATACTGAAAACGGCCTGCTTGGCATGGGCCCGGCCCCGGCCGAGACCGATATCGACCCCTGGACGATCAACGCCGGCAAGCAGTTCGTCACCATCCAGCCGGGCGGCGCGATCTTTGACCAGTCGGACAGCTTTGCGATGATCCGCGGCGGCCACCTTGACCTGTGCGTGCTGGGGGCCTTTCAGGTCAACCCGCGTGGGGATATTGCCAACTGGTCCACATCGGCGGCCGATACGGCGCCGGCGGTCGGGGGCGCGATGGATCTGACCTCGGGCGCGCGGCGCGTCTGGGTGCTGACCGACCATGTGACCAAGACGGGCGAGCCCAAGCTGGTCGAGCAGTGCACCTATCCGCTGACGGCGGCCGGGCGGGTCGGGCGGATCTACACGAACCTTGCGGTGATCGACGTGACCGACTGCGGCTTCGTTCTGGTCGAAAGCTTTGGCGGCATCAGCCATGCCGACCTTCAGGCGCTGACCGGGGCCAAGCTGCTGACCGCCTGATTGCCAGGCATTTCGGCAGCCGGACAGGAATCCCGCCCGCGGGGTTCCTGAACGCGCCTGCGCGCCGGGGAACGGGGTGCAGGTTTAGTCAACCATACCGCCGGTTTTGTCGTTTGCCGTGACCGGCCGCGATCGCGAAAACAGACCGGAACACGGGGAACATGGGCGCGCCGCGCGCCTGCAAGGAGGAACCAGGATGACCAGATCAGTTGCCGATGTGCAGGCCGGGCTAAGCCGCACCGTCGCCGTGGTCGGTGTTGGCCAGACGGATTATGTCGGCGACAACCGCCGCATCAAGGAAGGCGCGACGCCGCACGATTCCTATGGTCTCGCGGCCATCGCCTTTCGCAATGCGCTGGACGATGCGGGGATCGACAAATCCGAAATCGACGGCGTGATCGGCGGTCTGTGGACCTCGCCGGAACGGCTGTGCGAGATGTTCGGGATCGACCCCAAATGGGGCGAACAGGGCGATCCGATGATGGGGATCATCGACGCTGTTGCCGCGATCAACGCCGGTCTTTGCGAATGCGTTGCGGTGATCTACGGCAACAACCAGCGCACTGCCAAGACCGCCTATGGCGGG
The Gemmobacter sp. DNA segment above includes these coding regions:
- a CDS encoding 3-oxoacid CoA-transferase subunit A, which codes for MLNKQVASAAEALKDVKDGSTVLLGGFGMVGHPMHLIEGLLEQGATDLTVVANNAGNGRTALPRLMEAGRVRKLICSFPRTAEVFSRLYAAGKLELEIVPQGTLAERLRAAGAGIGGFYTRTAVGTLLAEGKESKIIDGEEYLLEKPLHGDVALVEAWQADRWGNLTYRTTGRNFNPVVATAGKLTVAQAQHIVPLGELNPDHIVTPSIFVDHVVHVPYGDPHW
- a CDS encoding 3-oxoacid CoA-transferase subunit B, which codes for MTETPFLPAGVTPLNRKQMAARLARDIPEGWYVNLGIGIPTLVADTLPADREIILHTENGLLGMGPAPAETDIDPWTINAGKQFVTIQPGGAIFDQSDSFAMIRGGHLDLCVLGAFQVNPRGDIANWSTSAADTAPAVGGAMDLTSGARRVWVLTDHVTKTGEPKLVEQCTYPLTAAGRVGRIYTNLAVIDVTDCGFVLVESFGGISHADLQALTGAKLLTA